From uncultured Fibrobacter sp., a single genomic window includes:
- a CDS encoding DEAD/DEAH box helicase, which yields MTKNTEERIPEEAIDPKSKIAREADAFLNAIAGGADEDEADEAAFLTLNPNGVIVDEEGDVLKKGPQSAIEVGTKVEFEEGEAEQPEEDENDEDYAESKKSCADVSESTMDSLPRTEFGVKNDNILENEDVSAEGSNDNSDDKPADDSDDEPADEALVTFEDLGLADEVLEAIKAMGYETPSPIQAKAIPALLQGGNLLGTAQTGTGKTAAFSLPLLSRLDFNGHETSMLVLTPTRELAIQVAEAIQQYAAKMPKVHVVPVYGGQDIAVQLRALKRQANIVVATPGRLIDHIKRGSIVLSGVKAIVLDEADEMLDMGFMEDVETILKEIPASAQRALFSATMPKEVKKIIEQHLGEYEEACIEGKTTTVENIRQRYLLVKNEHKIEALARVLEGEDFDGVLIFVRTKQNTTEVAEKLESRGFNVAPLNGDLAQSMRERTINRLKMGKLDIVVATDVAARGIDVDRITHVVNYDIPFDTESYVHRIGRTGRAGRSGNAILFITPREKKMLKIIEKATRQPIETMELPTAEVISAKRVAAFKDKIKSVITTGELDKFKELVESMVADGSALRQSSGTLEAAEVPELTAIDIAAAVIKIWQKKQPLFPELKPLDAPRERRERNDNFGLDREEKSRLRKERNEGANGVEEGYLRYYLGVGRRDHVTPRDIVGAIAGEGNISSSNIGRIKLFDKFSTVELPETMPQEVLDILADMTIRGNESRFRLMTDEPPTGPAPGTRPRASREDRRSFHRGEGRKDFGDRHGKNFDDKPFENRKARREKMFGDKKFGKKEDRFHKDHDERSFGDKPFRKTRRFGRV from the coding sequence ATGACGAAGAATACCGAAGAACGTATTCCCGAAGAAGCTATTGACCCCAAATCAAAAATTGCCCGCGAAGCTGACGCATTTTTGAACGCCATCGCAGGTGGTGCAGACGAAGACGAGGCTGATGAAGCCGCGTTTCTTACCCTGAATCCGAACGGCGTGATTGTCGACGAAGAAGGCGACGTGCTCAAGAAGGGTCCCCAGTCCGCCATCGAAGTCGGCACAAAGGTCGAATTCGAAGAAGGCGAAGCCGAGCAACCCGAAGAAGACGAAAACGACGAAGATTACGCTGAATCTAAAAAGAGTTGCGCAGATGTTTCTGAATCTACAATGGATTCCCTCCCCCGAACTGAATTCGGGGTCAAGAATGACAACATCTTAGAAAACGAAGATGTATCGGCAGAAGGTTCCAACGATAATTCTGACGACAAGCCTGCAGACGATTCTGATGACGAACCCGCCGACGAAGCGTTGGTGACTTTTGAAGACCTCGGACTTGCAGACGAAGTTCTTGAAGCCATCAAGGCCATGGGCTACGAGACGCCCTCCCCCATTCAGGCGAAGGCGATTCCGGCCCTTTTGCAGGGAGGAAACCTGCTCGGCACGGCCCAGACCGGTACCGGAAAGACCGCTGCATTCTCGCTTCCGCTACTTTCGAGGCTCGACTTCAACGGTCACGAAACTTCGATGCTCGTGCTCACGCCGACCCGCGAACTCGCTATCCAGGTGGCAGAAGCCATCCAGCAGTACGCCGCCAAGATGCCGAAGGTGCATGTGGTTCCGGTTTACGGCGGTCAGGACATCGCCGTGCAGTTGCGAGCCCTCAAGCGCCAGGCGAACATCGTGGTCGCCACCCCGGGTCGTCTGATTGACCATATCAAGCGCGGCTCCATCGTACTTTCAGGCGTAAAGGCAATCGTGCTCGACGAAGCCGACGAAATGCTCGACATGGGATTCATGGAAGATGTCGAAACCATCCTCAAGGAAATCCCTGCAAGCGCCCAGCGCGCCCTCTTTAGCGCCACCATGCCTAAAGAAGTCAAGAAGATTATCGAACAGCACTTGGGCGAATACGAAGAAGCCTGCATCGAAGGCAAGACGACGACCGTCGAAAACATCCGCCAACGTTACTTGCTCGTAAAGAACGAACACAAGATCGAAGCACTCGCCCGCGTACTCGAAGGCGAAGACTTTGACGGTGTGCTGATTTTCGTGCGCACCAAGCAGAACACGACCGAAGTCGCCGAAAAACTTGAAAGCCGCGGATTCAACGTGGCTCCGCTGAACGGTGACCTCGCCCAGTCCATGCGCGAACGCACCATCAACCGACTCAAGATGGGCAAGCTCGACATCGTCGTCGCGACCGACGTGGCCGCTCGCGGAATCGACGTAGACCGCATTACGCATGTGGTGAACTACGACATTCCCTTCGACACCGAATCTTATGTGCACCGCATCGGTCGTACAGGCCGCGCAGGCCGCAGCGGCAACGCCATCCTCTTTATCACCCCGCGTGAAAAGAAGATGCTGAAAATTATCGAAAAGGCAACCCGTCAGCCGATCGAAACGATGGAATTGCCGACCGCAGAAGTCATCAGCGCGAAGCGCGTCGCCGCCTTCAAGGATAAAATCAAGAGCGTCATTACCACCGGCGAACTCGACAAGTTCAAGGAACTCGTGGAAAGCATGGTCGCCGATGGTTCGGCCCTTCGACAGAGCTCAGGGACCTTGGAAGCAGCCGAAGTGCCAGAATTAACCGCCATCGACATCGCCGCCGCCGTCATCAAGATTTGGCAGAAGAAACAGCCGCTGTTCCCGGAACTCAAGCCGCTTGACGCTCCGCGTGAACGCCGCGAACGCAATGATAATTTTGGCCTTGACCGCGAAGAAAAGAGCCGACTCCGCAAGGAACGCAACGAAGGCGCGAACGGCGTCGAAGAAGGCTACCTGCGCTATTATCTGGGCGTGGGCCGCCGCGACCACGTGACGCCGCGAGACATCGTAGGCGCTATCGCCGGCGAAGGTAACATCAGCAGTTCCAACATCGGACGCATCAAGCTGTTCGACAAGTTCAGCACCGTGGAACTCCCCGAAACCATGCCGCAAGAAGTCCTCGACATTCTCGCCGACATGACTATCCGCGGGAACGAATCTAGGTTCCGCCTGATGACTGACGAGCCGCCGACCGGCCCCGCTCCCGGAACCCGCCCGCGAGCCAGCCGCGAAGACCGCCGCAGTTTCCACCGCGGTGAAGGCCGCAAGGACTTCGGTGACCGCCACGGCAAAAATTTCGACGACAAGCCCTTCGAAAACCGCAAGGCCCGCCGCGAAAAGATGTTCGGTGACAAGAAATTCGGCAAGAAAGAAGACCGTTTCCACAAAGACCACGACGAGCGTAGCTTTGGCGATAAACCCTTCCGCAAAACCCGCCGTTTCGGAAGAGTTTAG